The following nucleotide sequence is from Merismopedia glauca CCAP 1448/3.
TTTGAGGCGGTATTACCCATTACTCTTTCTAGTAGGGATAGTTCTAGTTTTCTGGTTCACGCCCTTGCGTCAACTGTTAAATAAAGATTTTTTGACAGATGAACTCCAAAAATGGGGATTTTGGGCTGTACCTATCTTTGTTTTGACGTATATTATAGTGACGGTTTTGGGTTTACCAATTACAGCCCATACTTTGGCTGGAGGCGTGCTTTTTGGGATAGTTTGGGGCACGATTTGGTCTACAATTGGAGCAACATTAGGCGCGATCGCGGCTTTTTGTTTAGTGCGTTATTGGTTGCAAAATTGGGCGATGGCTAATTTTGGCAGTCACAAGCTCTTGGCTAATCTGAATCAAGCTGTCGATAGTCGCCCTTTTAACCTAACTTTAGCCCTTCGATTCGCTCCAATTGCTCCTTTTAATCTTATTAACTTCCTGTTGGGTTTAACTACTATCGATCTCAAGGTTTATAGCCTAGCTACCCTGATTGGAGTTATTCCTGGAACGATCGCATATACTTGGTTGGGAATTACAGGTACTGATGCACTCCAAGGAAAGGATAAACTGAATTTTGCGATCGCTTTGCTGTTTTTTACCTTCATCTCACTTTTGCCATTTTTGATGAAACGAAGAGGGAAGAGGGAATCGGGAATCGGGAATTAACCTCAATCTTCAGGTAAATTTTCCATTTGTTCGGCGATTAAATCTTGAAATTCTTGACTGCAATGAGCTTGAAGATGAATTGCAGATGCCAATAATTCTGCTAAGATTTCTGCTTCCTGCGTTGGATTCAGATCGGGTAGCTGTAACTGACTAACTAAAGTATTTACGTTTTGGCACTCGGCATTTAACTCTAAAATTAAAGCTTTCAACGTGGAATTAGATCCTGGCAAAGAAATCTCACGAATCTGCATAAGTCACTTTCCTAATCGTTTATGAGCTTGTTCTATACCTTTTTGAAAAGCACTAATTTCTTTGCGCCAATGTTCAATTAAATCTAGATCTGGTGATTCTTTTTGAGATTCTAATTCGATTTTTTCTTGATGCTCTATTATTCGGTTGTTAAGACTATTAATAGTTTTTTTATGATGCTTTTTGCCCATGATAGCGAATAATTAATTCCCCATGACATCTCTAAATAATGCCACGGGGTTAAGTTTAACTCAATTGGCGTAAGCGATCGCGCAAGATTTCTGCTTGTTTTTCAAGTTCGGCTAAACTATCTCTGGTGGCTTGAACTACTTCGGCGGCGGCTTTATTGACAAAGTTGGGGTTATTCAACTTGCCTGAGGTAATTTTCATATCATTTTCAACTTTAGCCAGCTTTTTCTCTAATTTACTCCGCAAAGCAGCCACATCTACTACCCCAGTTAAAGGTAGTAAAACCTGAACTGTTCCCACCACACTAGCCAAGGTTTGTTCTGGTTCGGTTTCTAAGGCGCTTGTCACTTGGAGAGAATCGACTTTCCCTAAGTCTTGGATGTAGATTTCGCCAGCAATCAAGATTTCTCGTTCGGTTTCGCTTTGGGTTTGCAGAATTATGGCAGCTTTGACGTTGGGTTTCACATCAGCTTCAGCGCGCAGGTTGCGGATGCTGCGGATGGTTTCAAATAGGAGTTCAAACTGCTGTTCTAATTGGGGAGCGATCGCCTTACTATCTACTTCAGGATAGGATTGCAATGCTAGTGTGGCTTCTTCTCCGGTTTGAGTCAGGGTATGCCAAATCTCTTCGGTGATGTGGGGCACAAAAGGATGTAATAGCTTCAAAATTCCTTCTAAAACATGAGCTATAGTTTGCTGCGCCACTAGGCGAGAACCAGCTTCTGCATCCTTAGCTAAGCGAGATTTAACGAGTTCGATATACGAATCGCAAAAGTCTCCCCAGACGAACTCATATAATCCCTTCGCGGCTTCCCCTAACCCATAGACTTCAATTTGCTGACGGGTTTGCAAGATTACTTGATGATAGCGTGAAAGAATCCAGCGATCGCTCAAGGTTAACCCAGTTTCCGGTTTACCCAAGGCTGATGGACTTTTCCCATCTAGGTTCATCATCACAAACCTAGAGGCATTCCACAACTTGTTAGTAAAATTGCGACTGGCTTGCACCGCTACAGATTCGTCAGTATCCCGATTATACTGGAAGCGGATATCTTGACCCGCACCAGCCACATCCCGTACTAAACTGTATCTCAGAGCATCTGTACCGTATTTATCCATCATTAACAGAGGATCGATGCCATTCCCCTTAGTTTTAGACATCTTTTCCCCATTTTCATCCAATACTAAGCCGTGGATGTAGACATCTTTGAATGGCATAGTTTTCGTAAAATACCCAGCCATCATCGTCATCCGCGCTACCCAGAAGAAGATAATATCAAAACCAGTGACTAGAGTGCCTGTAGGATAGTAAAAATCTAGGTCTTTTGTATTTTCCGGCCATCCCAATGTAGAAAAGGGCCACAATCCCGAAGAAAACCAGGTATCGAGGACATCTGGATCTCGGAGCATCTTGACATTTGTGCCAAATTGTGGTAAGAGTTTCTCTAGTGCCTCCGCTTCACTACCAGCTACCACAAACGGGGTACTATCGGTAATCTCTCCACCCGTCTCGCTGACTGCATACCAAGCCGGAATTTGATGTCCCCACCACAGTTGACGAGAGATACACCAATCCTTCAGCTTGACTAACCAATCCCGATAAACCTTAGTCCAGCGTTGGGGGACAAATTGCGGTGAATTGCCACCATCCAAACATTCTAAAGCTGTTTTCGCCAAAGGTTCCACTTTGACAAACCACTGAGTCGATAACAGAGGCTCAATGGGAACCTTACCGCGATCGCTGTATGGTACACTATGCTCGTAGTCTTCTATTTTGACTAAAAACCCTTCTGATTCCAGTTTTTGCACCACATTTTTGCGCGCTACAAATCTATCTTGTCCCGCAAACTCTCCAGCGACTTCATTCATCGTCCCATCTTTATTCATCACATTGATGAAAGGTAATTGGTGACGTTTTCCCATTTCAAAGTCATTGGGGTCATGAGCCGGAGTAACCTTAACGCAACCAGTTCCAAATGCAGGATCTACGAACTCATCGGCAATAATTGGAATTTGTCGGTTGACTATTGGTAAATTAACCGTTTTTCCAATCAAACTTTCGTAGCGAGGATCTTTGGGATTCACCGCAACTGCTGTATCCCCTAACATAGTTTCAGGACGAGTAGTAGCTACTTGGACGTAACCGGAACCATCAGCCAACGGATAGCGGAAATGCCACAAATTCCCTTTAACCTTGCGATTATCGACCTCCAAATCCGACACCGCCGATTGGGATGCAGGACACCAATTAACTAAATAATTGCCCCGATAAATCAAACCATCTTCATATAGACTAACAAAAGCCGTAATAACAGCCTTAGACAGCCCCTCATCCATCGTAAAGCGTTCCCGCGACCAATCTACCGATAAACCCAAACGCCGGATTTGATGAACTATCGCACCCCCAGAATTTTCTTTCCACTCCCAAGCGCGTTTGAGGAATTCCTCGCGACTCAAATCTTGACGAGTTTTCCCCTCTTTTTGCAGTTCTCTCTCTAGCATCACATGAACTGCGATGCTGGCGTGATCCATTCCTGGAACCCACAAGGTATTTTTCCCATTCATGCGATGATAACGGACGATAATATCCATAATCGTCTGTCCCAAGGCGTGTCCCATGTGCAGACTTCCGGTGACGTTGGGAGGAGGAATCACCATCGAAAAAGCTTCGCCACCTTTGTCGGGATTAGCTTTAAATACTTGGTTCGCTTCCCAATATTTCTGCCATTTCGCTTCTGTCGCTTGGGGTTCGTACTGAGTGGGGAGGTTAGGGATATTTTCGGTCATGGGAAAGGTTGTGATGCGGTAAATCCTTCCACAGTTTATCAAATATACCTCTCTCCTAGGAGGAAAGCGACAACTGCCAGGGGTTAAAAACCCCTGTCTCATAGCTAAAGTCCTCTGTTCGCGTAGCGTCACGCAGTGATAGAGGACTATGGAGTAGTTTCAGTCCACTTGAGTGGACTTGAGCTATGAGCCGTGAACTTGAGTTCACGGCGGAGTAAAGGTTTCGCGTTAAGTTGACGCTGATGAATGCATTGCGCCCCTACCATGCCAATTGCATCCAATGGCAAACCCGCATCGGCTGTCCCACAGCACTACTCATAAAATCTCTAAAATAAGTTCATATCTTAAATTTAACTGCTATTTATGAGCTATTGTCTCAACCCCACCTGCCAAAAACCCCAGAACCCACCAGAAAGCCTATTTTGCCTCAACTGCGGCTCAAAACTTATTTTACGAGAACGTTACCGCGCCCTCAAAGTCATTGGACAAGGTGGTTTCGGCAAAACCTTCTTAGCGGTAGACCAAGATAAACCTTCAAAACCACGGTGCGTCATCAAACAATTTTATCCCCAAGCGCAAGGCACAGACAACGCCCAGAAAGCCGCCGCACTTTTTGACCAAGAAGCCGTGCGTTTAGACGATTTAGGCAGGCATCCCCAGATACCGGAACTATTAGCCCACTTCACCCAAGATACTCACCTAAAAAATATCGATTACCTAGCGAAGCGGAATGGGAATATGCTTGTCGTGCTGGAACAACTACACCCTTTCATTTTGGTGAAACAATTACGACAGAAGTA
It contains:
- a CDS encoding TVP38/TMEM64 family protein encodes the protein MRIWYQVENPPISKKPFFVTQLWKFLRRYYPLLFLVGIVLVFWFTPLRQLLNKDFLTDELQKWGFWAVPIFVLTYIIVTVLGLPITAHTLAGGVLFGIVWGTIWSTIGATLGAIAAFCLVRYWLQNWAMANFGSHKLLANLNQAVDSRPFNLTLALRFAPIAPFNLINFLLGLTTIDLKVYSLATLIGVIPGTIAYTWLGITGTDALQGKDKLNFAIALLFFTFISLLPFLMKRRGKRESGIGN
- a CDS encoding valine--tRNA ligase, producing MTENIPNLPTQYEPQATEAKWQKYWEANQVFKANPDKGGEAFSMVIPPPNVTGSLHMGHALGQTIMDIIVRYHRMNGKNTLWVPGMDHASIAVHVMLERELQKEGKTRQDLSREEFLKRAWEWKENSGGAIVHQIRRLGLSVDWSRERFTMDEGLSKAVITAFVSLYEDGLIYRGNYLVNWCPASQSAVSDLEVDNRKVKGNLWHFRYPLADGSGYVQVATTRPETMLGDTAVAVNPKDPRYESLIGKTVNLPIVNRQIPIIADEFVDPAFGTGCVKVTPAHDPNDFEMGKRHQLPFINVMNKDGTMNEVAGEFAGQDRFVARKNVVQKLESEGFLVKIEDYEHSVPYSDRGKVPIEPLLSTQWFVKVEPLAKTALECLDGGNSPQFVPQRWTKVYRDWLVKLKDWCISRQLWWGHQIPAWYAVSETGGEITDSTPFVVAGSEAEALEKLLPQFGTNVKMLRDPDVLDTWFSSGLWPFSTLGWPENTKDLDFYYPTGTLVTGFDIIFFWVARMTMMAGYFTKTMPFKDVYIHGLVLDENGEKMSKTKGNGIDPLLMMDKYGTDALRYSLVRDVAGAGQDIRFQYNRDTDESVAVQASRNFTNKLWNASRFVMMNLDGKSPSALGKPETGLTLSDRWILSRYHQVILQTRQQIEVYGLGEAAKGLYEFVWGDFCDSYIELVKSRLAKDAEAGSRLVAQQTIAHVLEGILKLLHPFVPHITEEIWHTLTQTGEEATLALQSYPEVDSKAIAPQLEQQFELLFETIRSIRNLRAEADVKPNVKAAIILQTQSETEREILIAGEIYIQDLGKVDSLQVTSALETEPEQTLASVVGTVQVLLPLTGVVDVAALRSKLEKKLAKVENDMKITSGKLNNPNFVNKAAAEVVQATRDSLAELEKQAEILRDRLRQLS